Proteins from one Staphylococcus saprophyticus subsp. saprophyticus ATCC 15305 = NCTC 7292 genomic window:
- a CDS encoding GNAT family N-acetyltransferase: protein MDQSIEMVKLDEVKVLRELSITTFRTTFEHGEYTDEDFDAYFDEAYAKDQLLQELKDDNSFIYFYKENRDIVGYFKLNINEAQTEPKGDAYLEIQRIYFLPHAQGGGRGKQVIEFATAKARELNKKKIWLGVWEHNAQAFNFYKKQGLSVTGEHQFYTGNVVDTDLIMERDI from the coding sequence ATGGATCAATCTATAGAAATGGTTAAACTAGATGAAGTTAAAGTATTAAGAGAATTAAGTATCACTACGTTTAGGACGACGTTTGAGCATGGTGAATATACAGATGAAGATTTCGACGCATACTTTGATGAGGCTTATGCAAAAGATCAATTACTACAAGAGTTAAAAGATGACAATTCATTCATTTATTTCTATAAGGAAAATCGTGACATTGTTGGATATTTTAAATTAAACATTAATGAAGCACAAACTGAACCAAAGGGGGATGCGTATCTTGAGATTCAACGTATCTACTTTTTACCACATGCCCAAGGTGGTGGGCGGGGCAAACAAGTAATTGAGTTTGCCACTGCGAAAGCGCGTGAATTAAATAAAAAGAAAATATGGTTAGGCGTGTGGGAACATAATGCACAGGCTTTTAATTTTTATAAAAAGCAAGGATTGTCGGTGACAGGTGAACATCAATTTTATACAGGGAATGTTGTAGATACCGACTTGATAATGGAGAGAGACATCTGA
- a CDS encoding acryloyl-CoA reductase, translated as MTNTFKAFVVDEQDGKVVNQYKDISVDALPEGDVLIKVKYSGINYKDALATVENSKIVSSYPMIPGIDLAGVVEHSDTHAFEKGDEVIVTGYDLGTSHFGGFSEYARVKEEWIVPLPKDLTLEEAMIYGTAGYTAGLAIEKLEHNGLSIEKKDILVRGATGGVGTLAIMMLDSIGFDVIASTGKKGAEDKLKTLGAKEVISRIANSDQKALGKRTWQGVIDPVGGESLSQIVKQLDYNGMVAVIGMTAGAKFDSSVFPFILRGVSIIGIDSVYTEMRQRKHIWRRLAKDLKPDNLHDIKKVIHFNDIEDNIKQVLEDNNSGRIVIDFNA; from the coding sequence ATGACTAACACATTCAAAGCCTTTGTAGTCGATGAACAAGACGGCAAAGTCGTGAATCAATATAAAGATATTTCAGTAGATGCTCTACCAGAAGGCGATGTACTTATTAAAGTAAAATATTCTGGAATCAATTATAAAGATGCGCTTGCTACAGTAGAAAATTCAAAAATTGTTTCTTCTTATCCAATGATTCCAGGTATTGATTTAGCTGGTGTTGTAGAACATTCAGATACACATGCTTTCGAAAAAGGCGATGAAGTCATCGTTACGGGTTATGACTTAGGGACTAGCCATTTTGGTGGTTTTAGTGAATATGCACGTGTTAAAGAAGAATGGATTGTACCATTACCAAAGGATTTAACATTAGAAGAAGCAATGATTTATGGTACAGCTGGATATACAGCTGGATTAGCTATTGAAAAGTTAGAACATAACGGACTTTCTATCGAAAAGAAAGATATACTCGTACGTGGTGCTACCGGAGGTGTTGGTACATTAGCGATTATGATGTTAGATTCAATTGGATTTGATGTTATTGCTAGTACTGGCAAAAAAGGTGCAGAGGACAAACTAAAAACGCTTGGAGCTAAAGAAGTTATTTCCCGCATTGCTAATAGCGATCAAAAAGCACTTGGCAAACGAACTTGGCAAGGTGTCATTGACCCAGTTGGCGGAGAGAGTTTATCACAAATCGTGAAACAATTGGATTACAATGGTATGGTTGCTGTTATTGGTATGACAGCAGGTGCAAAATTTGATAGCTCAGTATTTCCATTTATCTTGAGAGGCGTAAGTATTATAGGTATTGATTCAGTTTATACTGAAATGAGACAACGCAAACATATCTGGCGCCGTTTAGCTAAAGATTTAAAACCAGATAACTTACATGATATTAAAAAAGTAATCCACTTTAATGATATTGAAGATAATATTAAACAAGTACTTGAAGATAATAATTCAGGTAGAATCGTCATTGATTTTAATGCTTAA